The Pseudomonas sp. DG56-2 genome contains a region encoding:
- the algW gene encoding Do family serine endopeptidase AlgW produces MFKALRYFGWPLLVGVLIALLIIQRFPQWVGLPSQDVNLQQAPQTTRIMQGPVSYADAVSIAAPAVANLYTTKVVNKTAHPLFEDPQFRRFFGDNLPKQRRWESSLGSAVIMSPEGYLLTNNHVTSGADQIVVALKDGRETLARVIGSDPETDLAVLKIDLKNLPSITIGRSDNIHIGDVALAIGNPFGVGQTVTMGIISATGRNQLGLNNYEDFIQTDAAINPGNSGGALVDANGNLTGINTAIFSKSGGSQGIGFAIPTKLALEVMKSIIEHGQVIRGWLGIEVQPLSQELAESFGMQGRPGIVVAGIFRDGPAQKAGLQLGDVILSINGEPAGDGRRSMNQVARIKPNDRVAIQVMRNGKELKLNAEIGLRPPPAPATKEEQ; encoded by the coding sequence ATGTTCAAGGCTTTGCGTTATTTTGGCTGGCCATTGCTGGTCGGCGTGCTGATCGCCCTGCTGATCATCCAGCGTTTTCCGCAATGGGTCGGCCTTCCCAGCCAGGACGTCAACCTGCAGCAGGCGCCACAAACCACGCGCATCATGCAAGGCCCGGTGTCGTACGCTGATGCCGTGAGCATCGCAGCGCCTGCGGTGGCCAACCTCTACACCACCAAAGTGGTCAACAAGACGGCCCACCCGCTGTTCGAAGACCCGCAGTTCCGCCGTTTCTTCGGTGACAACCTGCCCAAGCAACGACGCTGGGAATCAAGCTTGGGCTCGGCGGTAATCATGAGTCCGGAAGGCTACCTGCTGACCAACAACCATGTAACCTCCGGCGCCGATCAAATCGTGGTAGCGCTCAAGGACGGCCGGGAAACCCTGGCTCGGGTCATCGGCAGCGACCCGGAAACCGATCTCGCCGTGCTCAAGATCGACTTGAAAAACCTGCCATCGATCACCATCGGCCGCTCCGACAATATTCATATCGGTGACGTCGCCCTGGCCATTGGCAACCCTTTCGGCGTGGGCCAGACAGTAACCATGGGCATCATCAGTGCCACTGGCCGTAACCAGTTGGGCCTGAACAACTACGAAGACTTCATTCAGACCGACGCGGCGATCAACCCAGGCAACTCCGGCGGCGCACTGGTCGATGCCAACGGCAACCTGACCGGTATCAACACCGCGATCTTCTCCAAGTCCGGTGGCTCACAAGGCATCGGTTTTGCCATCCCGACCAAACTGGCACTGGAGGTGATGAAGTCAATCATCGAGCACGGCCAGGTAATCCGCGGCTGGCTGGGTATTGAAGTGCAACCACTGAGCCAGGAGCTGGCAGAGTCGTTCGGCATGCAAGGGCGGCCAGGCATTGTGGTCGCGGGAATCTTCCGCGACGGCCCGGCGCAAAAGGCTGGTTTGCAGTTGGGCGATGTGATTCTTAGCATCAACGGCGAACCGGCCGGTGATGGTCGTCGCTCGATGAATCAGGTGGCGAGAATCAAACCCAATGACAGGGTCGCGATCCAAGTGATGCGCAACGGCAAGGAGTTGAAACTCAACGCCGAGATCGGCCTGCGTCCACCGCCAGCACCGGCGACCAAAGAAGAACAGTAA
- a CDS encoding Nif3-like dinuclear metal center hexameric protein, which translates to MAVALSTLVEEAERYLGSAKIQDYCPNGLQVEGRPQVTRIVSGVTASQALLDAAVEADADLVLVHHGYFWKGENPCITGMKQRRLKTLLKNDLSLLSYHLPLDLHPEVGNNVQLARQLDITVEGPLDPENPRVVGLVGSLAEPMSARDFARKIQEVMGREPLLIEGEHIIRRVGWCTGGGQGYIDQAIAAGVDLYLSGEASEQTFHSARENGISFIAAGHHATERYGVQALGEYLARRFALEHLFIDCPNPI; encoded by the coding sequence ATGGCTGTTGCCCTGAGCACCCTGGTTGAAGAAGCCGAACGCTACCTTGGCAGTGCAAAAATCCAGGATTACTGCCCCAATGGCCTGCAGGTCGAAGGGCGTCCGCAGGTCACCCGCATCGTCAGCGGTGTCACTGCAAGCCAGGCTTTGCTGGATGCCGCGGTCGAAGCCGATGCCGACCTGGTGTTGGTGCATCACGGTTATTTCTGGAAGGGCGAGAACCCGTGCATCACCGGCATGAAGCAGCGCCGCTTGAAAACCCTGCTCAAGAATGACCTGAGCCTGTTGTCGTATCACCTGCCCCTGGACCTGCACCCCGAGGTTGGCAACAACGTGCAGTTGGCGCGCCAGCTCGATATCACCGTCGAAGGCCCGTTGGACCCGGAAAACCCGCGCGTCGTCGGTCTGGTCGGCTCGTTGGCCGAACCGATGTCGGCGCGCGACTTCGCCCGCAAGATCCAAGAGGTCATGGGCCGCGAGCCACTACTGATCGAGGGCGAGCACATCATTCGCCGGGTGGGCTGGTGCACGGGCGGTGGGCAGGGCTATATCGACCAGGCAATTGCCGCCGGGGTCGATCTGTATCTCAGTGGTGAGGCGTCCGAGCAGACGTTCCACAGTGCGCGGGAAAACGGCATCAGCTTCATCGCCGCCGGTCATCATGCTACCGAGCGCTACGGCGTGCAGGCGCTGGGTGAATACTTAGCCCGGCGCTTTGCGCTGGAGCACCTGTTCATCGACTGTCCGAACCCGATCTGA
- the cysD gene encoding sulfate adenylyltransferase subunit CysD, translating to MVDKLTHLKQLEAESIHIIREVAAEFDNPVMLYSIGKDSAVMLHLARKAFFPGKLPFPVMHVDTQWKFQEMYSFRDKMVEEMGLELITHVNPDGIAQGINPFTHGSAKHTDIMKTEGLKQALDKYGFDAAFGGARRDEEKSRAKERVYSFRDSKHRWDPKNQRPELWNVYNGKVNKGESIRVFPLSNWTELDIWQYIYLEGIPIVPLYFAAEREVIEKNGTLIMIDDERILEHLSDEEKARIVKKKVRFRTLGCYPLTGAVESEAESLTDIIQEMLLTRTSERQGRVIDHDGAGSMEDKKRQGYF from the coding sequence ATGGTCGACAAACTGACGCATTTGAAACAGTTGGAGGCGGAAAGCATCCACATCATTCGTGAGGTGGCCGCTGAGTTCGATAACCCGGTGATGCTGTACTCGATCGGCAAGGATTCGGCCGTGATGCTGCATCTGGCGCGCAAAGCCTTCTTCCCGGGCAAGTTGCCGTTCCCGGTAATGCACGTCGACACCCAGTGGAAATTCCAGGAGATGTACAGCTTCCGCGACAAGATGGTCGAGGAAATGGGCCTGGAGCTGATCACTCACGTGAATCCGGACGGCATTGCCCAGGGCATCAACCCGTTCACCCACGGCAGTGCCAAGCACACCGACATCATGAAGACCGAAGGCCTCAAGCAGGCCCTCGACAAGTACGGTTTCGATGCCGCTTTCGGTGGCGCGCGCCGCGACGAAGAAAAGTCCCGGGCCAAGGAGCGTGTCTACTCGTTCCGTGACAGCAAGCACCGCTGGGATCCGAAGAACCAGCGTCCGGAGCTGTGGAACGTCTACAACGGCAAAGTGAATAAAGGCGAATCGATTCGCGTGTTCCCGCTGTCGAACTGGACCGAGCTGGACATCTGGCAGTACATCTACCTCGAAGGCATCCCGATCGTGCCGCTGTACTTCGCCGCGGAGCGTGAAGTGATCGAGAAGAACGGCACCCTGATCATGATCGACGACGAGCGCATCCTCGAGCATCTCTCGGATGAAGAAAAGGCTCGAATCGTCAAAAAGAAAGTGCGTTTCCGCACCCTTGGCTGCTACCCGTTGACGGGCGCTGTCGAGTCCGAGGCCGAGAGCCTGACCGACATCATTCAGGAAATGCTCCTGACGCGCACTTCCGAGCGCCAGGGCCGAGTCATCGACCACGATGGTGCAGGCTCGATGGAAGATAAAAAACGTCAAGGTTACTTTTAA